The following proteins come from a genomic window of Methanomassiliicoccales archaeon:
- a CDS encoding EVE domain-containing protein: MAYWLCITNRDNWKVIKEKNVWGVPRRHKNTIAKVKPGDKLVIYVKQERKDKQILEPKIVGIFEVVSEPYEDSSRIFKAHVPNETYPLRVRIKPIKLGEVEFKPLIPKLKFITNKKKWSGHLMGKAMREIPEEDYKLIESLL, from the coding sequence GGAAGGTTATCAAGGAGAAGAACGTTTGGGGCGTGCCAAGGAGGCATAAGAATACCATTGCCAAAGTAAAGCCTGGCGACAAGCTCGTAATTTATGTGAAGCAGGAGAGGAAAGATAAGCAAATCCTTGAGCCGAAGATCGTTGGAATTTTTGAGGTTGTGAGCGAGCCTTACGAGGACTCAAGCAGGATTTTCAAGGCTCACGTGCCGAACGAGACTTACCCGCTCAGGGTGAGGATCAAGCCCATAAAGCTTGGAGAGGTTGAGTTCAAGCCTTTAATTCCAAAATTGAAGTTCATCACAAACAAGAAAAAGTGGAGCGGCCACTTAATGGGTAAGGCAATGAGAGAAATCCCAGAAGAAGACTACAAATTAATAGAGAGCTTGTTGTGA